In Solanum stenotomum isolate F172 chromosome 6, ASM1918654v1, whole genome shotgun sequence, one DNA window encodes the following:
- the LOC125867463 gene encoding tRNA threonylcarbamoyladenosine dehydratase, with protein sequence MEEKVKILAFIGAGALLGSAATLAISKLLSDPLPISNQCVGKVYTSEAVKSNGLPGSKCNGLATPNPLTDEVVSEQLTRNIQFFGLEAQQKVTASYVVVIGLGGVGSHAASMLLRSGVGRLLLVDFDQVSVSSLNRHAVATREDVGTSKALCLKKHFQSIFPECHIDAKVILYDSSSEEEILSGHPDFVLDCIDNIDTKVALLAACVRRGLKVLSATGAGARADPTRIRVADLRESTNDPLSRAVRHRLRKDHGIDGGIPVVFSLEKPKAKLLPFKGPSGEEENPSDYQIVPGFRVRIIPVLGTIPAIFGQVMASYVATQLAGLQVHMEPVVNFDTDHYEILHQRLIEHEELLYGTSMQVEVDVEEVVYIAKELWHGRSARDLSIKDVGRAMWRSVNELMLVRWDKTKSASVSNLILLRFKEADEHESRSLEDIKEEEPDFFVRVTTVLKRAELEFGF encoded by the exons ATGGAAGAGAAAGTCAAGATTTTAGCATTCATCGGAGCTGGAGCTCTATTGGGTTCTGCTGCTACACTTGCTATCTCAAAGCTTCTTTCCGATCCACTGCCAATAAGCAACCA ATGTGTTGGAAAAGTGTATACAAGTGAGGCAGTAAAATCAAATG GGCTTCCTGGATCCAAATGTAATGGACTGGCTACTCCAAACCCGTTGACTGATGAAGTAGTTTCTGAACAACTGACCAG GAATATACAGTTCTTTGGCCTTGAAGCCCAACAGAAAGTGACTGCATCATATGTTGTGGTAATTGGTCTTGGAGGAGTTGGAAGTCATGCTGCATCCATGCTTCTGAGGTCAGGAGTTGGTAGGCTACTTCTTGTGGATTTCGATCAG GTGTCGGTCTCCTCATTAAATAGACATGCTGTTGCCACAAGAGAAGATGTTGGTACCTCAAAAGCCTTGTGCCTCAAGAAGCACTTCCAATCAATTTTCCCAGAGTGCCATATAGATGCTAAAGTTATCTTATATGATTCATCGTCCGAAGAAGAAATTCTGTCTGGCCACCCTGATTTTGTCCTTGATTGCATTGATAATATCGACACAAAG GTGGCACTTCTCGCTGCATGTGTTCGAAGAGGTTTGAAAGTTTTATCTGCAACTGGAGCTGGTGCAAGGGCTGATCCAACAAGAATTCGCGTGGCTGACTTAAGAGAGTCTACCAATGATCCTCTATCTCGAGCT GTAAGACATCGTTTGAGAAAAGATCATGGTATTGATGGTGGCATTCCTGTGGTATTTTCTCTTGAGAAACCAAAGGCAAAGTTGCTTCCCTTTAAAGGGCCAAGCGGAGAAGAAGAAAATCCATCAGATTATCAA ATAGTGCCTGGATTTAGGGTCCGCATCATTCCAGTTCTGGGGACTATACCTGCAATTTTTGGGCAAGTCATGGCTTCCTATGTTGCGACTCAACTTGCTGGATTGCAAGTCCATATGGAACCAGTGGTGAATTTTGATACGGATCACTACGAAATCCTCCATCAACGCCTTATTGAGCATGAAGAGTTGCTATATGGTACATCCATGCAAGTGGAG GTAGATGTTGAAGAAGTTGTGTACATTGCCAAAGAGTTGTGGCATGGGAGAAGTGCAAGGGACCTATCCATTAAAGATGTAGGGCGAGCAATGTGGCGTTCAGTGAATGAGTTGATGCTTGTGAG GTGGGATAAAACAAAGTCGGCCTCAGTTTCAAATCTAATCCTTCTAAGATTCAAGGAG GCCGACGAACACGAGTCAAGGTCACTGGAAGATATAAAGGAAGAAGAACCAGATTTTTTTGTTAGGGTGACAACTGTGCTGAAGCGAGCAGAACTGGAGTTTGGCTTTTAA